The Deltaproteobacteria bacterium genome has a window encoding:
- a CDS encoding serine--tRNA ligase, which produces MLDVKLLREDLARVKERMATRGGAVDWDQFVALDRERRDALANIERLKEKKNRLSGEIGKLKKAGGDAGAEMREGEEVSAAIRDSEAPLADVEARFENFMLTLPNLPNPSVKVGKSEHDNREVRRWGEPPKFDFEARNHWDIGEELRILDFARAAKITGARFTVYRGAGAKLERALINFMLDLHTGENGYQEMLPPALVNRTSLVGTGNLPKFEADLFHLAPGDYFLIPTAEVPLTNLHRDEILDREELPIKYVAYTPCFRSEAGSYGKDVRGLIRQHQFNKVEMVKFSEPETSYDELEAMVRNAEEVLKRLKIPYRVIELCTGDMGFQSAKTYDLEVWLPGQSTYREISSCSNCEEFQARRANIRYRKDKKGRPLFVHTLNGSGLAVGRTLVAVLENYQQKDGSVIVPDALRPYMGGMERIG; this is translated from the coding sequence ATGTTGGACGTAAAATTACTGCGCGAAGATCTAGCGCGCGTGAAGGAGCGCATGGCGACGCGCGGCGGCGCGGTGGATTGGGACCAGTTCGTCGCGCTTGACCGTGAACGGCGCGACGCCTTGGCGAACATCGAGCGGTTGAAGGAAAAGAAAAATCGTCTCTCCGGCGAGATCGGCAAGCTCAAAAAGGCCGGCGGCGATGCCGGCGCGGAAATGCGTGAAGGCGAAGAAGTCAGCGCCGCCATTCGCGATAGCGAAGCGCCGCTGGCCGATGTCGAAGCGCGCTTCGAAAATTTCATGTTGACGCTGCCCAACTTGCCTAACCCAAGCGTTAAAGTCGGCAAGAGCGAGCATGACAATCGCGAAGTGCGCCGTTGGGGCGAGCCGCCGAAGTTCGATTTCGAAGCGAGAAATCATTGGGACATCGGCGAGGAGTTGCGCATTCTCGATTTCGCCCGCGCCGCGAAAATCACCGGCGCGCGCTTCACGGTGTATCGCGGTGCGGGCGCAAAATTGGAGCGCGCGCTGATCAATTTCATGTTGGACCTGCACACCGGCGAGAACGGCTACCAAGAAATGCTGCCGCCGGCGTTGGTCAATCGCACGTCGCTGGTCGGCACTGGGAATTTGCCGAAATTCGAAGCAGACTTGTTTCATCTCGCTCCCGGCGATTATTTTCTGATACCCACAGCCGAGGTGCCGCTGACCAATCTCCACCGCGACGAGATCCTCGATCGCGAGGAGCTGCCCATCAAATATGTCGCTTACACGCCGTGCTTTCGCAGCGAGGCGGGCTCCTACGGCAAAGATGTGCGCGGACTGATCCGTCAACATCAGTTCAACAAGGTGGAAATGGTGAAGTTCAGCGAGCCGGAAACTTCCTACGACGAGTTGGAAGCGATGGTGCGCAACGCCGAAGAAGTGCTCAAGCGGCTGAAGATTCCTTATCGCGTGATCGAACTCTGTACCGGCGATATGGGATTCCAGTCGGCGAAAACTTATGACTTGGAAGTTTGGCTACCAGGGCAGAGCACTTATCGTGAGATCAGCTCCTGCTCCAACTGCGAAGAGTTTCAAGCGCGCCGGGCGAATATTCGCTATCGCAAAGACAAGAAGGGACGGCCGTTGTTTGTGCATACCCTCAACGGTTCCGGTTTAGCCGTCGGCCGGACGTTGGTCGCGGTGTTGGAAAACTATCAGCAGAAAGACGGCAGCGTGATCGTTCCCGACGCGCTGCGGCCCTACATGGGTGGTATGGAACGGATTGGTTAA
- a CDS encoding isopenicillin N synthase family oxygenase has translation MNTAEKKIPTIDFAGFTEGDAVRRNSTIAELRRALETHGFMYLRNHGVAQPVVDEVFAQSRRFFSLAPEFKAKAKPKEKGSTRGYEGVGVQALDEGQPGDLKEIFQCGVEPSAHRPNAWPEELPEFRRALLNFLDAAKASCNELMAAIALSLGLPKNYFVPYHDRTDSTLRLLHYPPLPAAPAPGQLRAGAHTDFGGMNLLFQDDEGGLEIQSSDGSWIAAPALPGTAIVNTGDLISH, from the coding sequence ATGAACACGGCTGAGAAAAAAATTCCGACCATCGATTTCGCCGGCTTTACCGAGGGCGATGCGGTTCGACGAAATTCCACAATTGCCGAATTGCGTCGCGCGCTGGAAACCCATGGCTTCATGTATCTGCGTAATCACGGCGTGGCCCAACCTGTGGTCGATGAAGTATTCGCTCAGTCGCGGCGATTTTTTTCATTAGCGCCGGAATTCAAAGCCAAAGCCAAGCCGAAAGAAAAAGGCAGCACGCGCGGTTACGAAGGCGTCGGCGTGCAAGCGCTCGACGAAGGCCAGCCGGGGGATCTCAAAGAAATATTTCAATGCGGTGTCGAGCCGTCAGCGCATCGGCCTAACGCTTGGCCCGAAGAGCTGCCGGAGTTTCGCCGCGCTTTGCTCAATTTTCTCGATGCCGCTAAGGCGAGCTGCAATGAGCTGATGGCCGCGATCGCGTTGTCGCTCGGATTGCCGAAAAATTATTTTGTGCCGTATCACGACCGTACCGATTCGACTTTGCGTTTGCTCCACTATCCGCCGTTGCCCGCCGCGCCGGCGCCCGGCCAACTGCGCGCCGGCGCGCATACCGATTTCGGCGGGATGAATTTACTGTTTCAGGACGACGAGGGCGGTTTGGAAATTCAATCGTCCGATGGCAGCTGGATCGCCGCGCCGGCGCTCCCCGGTACGGCCATCGTCAATACCGGCGATCTTATTTCGCACTAG
- a CDS encoding YraN family protein — MSLFRKRLGQEGEEIAEGFLKKKGYKLVERNYRCKTGEVDLIVLDRKVIVFVEVKTRADHSFGSPFEAVEARKQRKMIGAAQFFLHERKLHQRDARFDVVGVSWPGGKPVIEHIENAFDVF, encoded by the coding sequence GTGAGTCTCTTTAGAAAGCGCCTGGGGCAAGAAGGCGAGGAGATTGCCGAGGGATTTCTCAAGAAAAAAGGCTACAAGTTGGTCGAGCGCAACTATCGTTGCAAGACCGGCGAGGTCGATTTGATCGTGCTCGACCGCAAAGTGATCGTCTTCGTCGAAGTGAAGACCCGCGCCGACCATAGCTTCGGCTCGCCGTTCGAAGCGGTGGAGGCGCGCAAACAGCGCAAGATGATTGGGGCGGCGCAGTTTTTTTTGCACGAACGCAAACTCCATCAACGCGACGCGCGCTTTGACGTCGTCGGTGTCTCCTGGCCTGGCGGTAAACCCGTGATTGAGCATATCGAAAATGCATTCGATGTTTTTTAG
- a CDS encoding PIN domain-containing protein — MNVYVDTSVVLRVLFGEPKPIDFWGRWDRAYSSALWRIEALRTVDRLRLLHEITDIEVADLVRDIQATHESFAICPLDERILQRASETFPTVVGTLDAIHLATAISIRESDKVDFLLTHDSQLGTAARSVGFHVRGTT, encoded by the coding sequence ATGAACGTCTACGTGGATACGTCCGTCGTCCTGCGCGTCCTATTTGGAGAACCCAAACCAATAGATTTTTGGGGGCGATGGGATCGCGCGTACAGTAGCGCATTATGGCGCATCGAAGCGCTTCGTACTGTAGATCGTTTGCGGTTACTTCATGAAATCACCGATATCGAGGTCGCTGACCTCGTGCGAGATATCCAAGCCACGCATGAGAGTTTCGCGATCTGCCCGCTAGATGAGCGAATCTTGCAGCGGGCGAGCGAGACGTTCCCGACTGTCGTCGGTACGCTCGACGCGATCCACCTCGCAACGGCCATCTCAATACGCGAGTCTGACAAAGTTGATTTTCTTCTTACCCACGATTCTCAGCTCGGCACGGCGGCCCGAAGCGTCGGCTTTCACGTCAGGGGAACAACGTAG
- the gatC gene encoding Asp-tRNA(Asn)/Glu-tRNA(Gln) amidotransferase subunit GatC, giving the protein MPLTRAQVQRVALLARLRLTEVEESALTEQLDNILSYMDKLNQLDTANVELFSHAANVNAGLREDKVTNQPNAEALLANAPDRDATFFKVPKILE; this is encoded by the coding sequence ATGCCACTGACCCGTGCCCAAGTCCAACGCGTGGCGCTATTGGCGCGTCTGCGTTTGACCGAAGTTGAAGAATCGGCGCTCACCGAACAGCTCGACAACATTTTGAGCTACATGGACAAGCTCAATCAACTCGACACCGCCAATGTCGAGCTGTTCAGCCATGCCGCCAACGTCAACGCCGGATTACGCGAGGACAAAGTCACCAACCAGCCCAACGCCGAAGCGCTGCTGGCCAACGCCCCCGATCGCGACGCGACATTTTTTAAGGTGCCGAAAATCCTCGAATGA
- a CDS encoding type II toxin-antitoxin system prevent-host-death family antitoxin has product MTMNTVNVATLKDKLSYYLGLVKKGQQVVVTSHRHPVARILPSDAPTARILEPTRPVKDLLKIKGVKRRRSVSAVETLLSDRRRR; this is encoded by the coding sequence ATGACCATGAATACTGTAAATGTAGCCACACTAAAAGACAAACTGAGCTATTATCTGGGCTTGGTTAAGAAGGGGCAGCAAGTTGTGGTCACGTCGCATCGCCATCCAGTTGCCCGCATATTACCTTCTGACGCTCCGACCGCGCGTATTTTGGAGCCTACCCGTCCGGTCAAGGATCTTTTGAAAATCAAAGGCGTAAAACGGCGACGCTCGGTTTCTGCTGTGGAAACACTGCTAAGTGATCGCCGACGCCGATGA
- a CDS encoding ribonuclease HII: MQDRQTAVLAKLRGEARFRPFEREWYERGFTSVTGLDEVGRGPLAGPVVAAAVVLPRGFDHGEIKDSKLLSAKQRERLAPLIQQQAVSWGLGIVEVDEIDRINILQASLLAMAKALDALTAPADCLLIDGNQRIPANLLQTSRWPSLVSAEQQTIVKGDQLCLSIAAASIIAKVARDEMMVGFDRQYPDYGFAGHKGYGSAQHLAALRRHGPSPIHRKSFAPVRDLIERTPAD, from the coding sequence ATGCAAGATCGGCAAACGGCGGTGCTAGCGAAGCTTCGAGGCGAAGCGCGCTTTCGACCCTTCGAACGTGAATGGTATGAGCGCGGCTTCACCTCCGTCACCGGCCTCGATGAAGTCGGCCGCGGCCCGCTTGCCGGTCCGGTGGTGGCGGCCGCGGTGGTGTTGCCGCGCGGCTTCGATCACGGCGAGATCAAAGATTCTAAACTGCTCTCGGCTAAACAGCGCGAGCGCTTGGCGCCGCTGATTCAACAACAGGCCGTAAGTTGGGGACTCGGCATCGTCGAAGTGGACGAGATCGACCGCATCAATATTTTGCAGGCGAGTTTGTTGGCGATGGCAAAAGCATTGGACGCGCTCACAGCGCCAGCGGACTGTTTGTTGATCGATGGCAATCAACGGATTCCGGCAAATCTGTTGCAGACTAGCCGCTGGCCGTCGCTAGTTTCGGCTGAGCAACAGACCATCGTCAAGGGCGATCAGCTCTGTCTGTCCATCGCCGCGGCGTCGATCATCGCCAAAGTGGCACGCGACGAGATGATGGTCGGCTTCGACCGGCAATATCCCGATTACGGCTTTGCCGGCCACAAAGGTTATGGCAGCGCGCAGCATTTGGCTGCGCTGCGTCGTCACGGGCCGTCGCCGATTCACAGAAAAAGCTTTGCGCCGGTTCGCGATCTCATTGAACGAACGCCCGCGGATTAG
- a CDS encoding DUF2127 domain-containing protein, producing MLHVDPDNRYIHWVLEKLMFVDERTLRHLSAGTFVYAAVVITEGIGLLRQKVWAEYLTVIATAALIPLEIFELVKRFTVLKVGVIAINIAVVGYLIYMLRENSSRHRVKN from the coding sequence ATGCTGCACGTGGATCCCGACAACCGTTACATCCACTGGGTATTGGAAAAGCTCATGTTCGTCGACGAGCGAACGCTGCGCCATTTGAGCGCCGGCACGTTTGTTTACGCAGCCGTGGTGATTACCGAAGGAATCGGTCTGTTGCGCCAGAAAGTTTGGGCGGAATACTTGACCGTGATCGCGACCGCGGCGCTGATTCCGCTGGAGATTTTCGAGCTGGTCAAACGTTTCACTGTGCTGAAGGTCGGCGTGATCGCAATTAACATCGCCGTCGTTGGCTATCTTATCTACATGTTGCGTGAGAATAGCTCGCGCCATCGAGTCAAAAATTAG